Genomic segment of Microbacterium sp. BH-3-3-3:
ACCCTGCGCACCCTCGGCGACTCCCTGCACGACACGGCCGCCCTGCCGGCATCCACTCTTCGCACTCTCGATCGGAGCGACCATGCTTCCCGCTGACGACACCACCGCCTTCTTCGACGCCCGGTTCGCGGGAGCCCCACTCATGGCGATCCTGCGCGGCATGGGCCGCGAGCGGTCGCTCGCGGTGGCGGCCACCGCGTGGAACCTCGGCATCGACGCCGTCGAGGTGCCCCTCCAGACCCCCGCCGACGAAGAGGCGCTGCGGGCGGTGTGCGCCGCCGCGGCCGAGCGCGGGCTGCGCGTGTGCGCCGGCACGATCGTCGACCCGGCGCAGGTGCCCGTCGCCCAGGCCGCGGGCGCGGCGTACCTCGTCTCACCGGGCCTCGACCCGGCCGTGGTGGCCGCGGCGCGGGCGCATGGCATCCCGGTCCTGCCGGGGGTGGCGACGCCCAGCGAGGTGCAGCTCGCGGTGTCGCTGGGGCTCCGCTGGCTCAAGGCGTTCCCCGCCTCGTGGCTGGGTCCGGCGTGGTTCCGCGTGATCCGCGGGCCGTTCCCCGACGTGCGGTTCGTGGCCACCGGGGGACTCGACGCCGGCAACGCGGCCGAGTTCCTGGATGCCGGGGTGCGCGTCGCCGCGGTCGGATCAGCGCTCGAAGACCCCGCGCAGCTCCCGCGCCTCGCCACCCTGCTCACCCGCCCGTCTTAGCCCCCCACCGCCCCCGCGCGTGGCACCTCGCGCACATCCGTGCAAGCCCGCGCCGACCTCGGCGTGCCCGGGGGAGGATGGAAGCATCCGCATCGACCCCTCCTGAGGAGACCCATGCACGTCAACGCCTACGCGGCGTCGTCCGCGACTTCGCCCCTCGAGCCCACGACCATCGAGCGTCGTGACGTCGGCCCGAAGGACGTCCTGATCGACATCGCCTACGCCGGCATCTGCCACTCCGACATCCACACCATCCGCGGCGAGTGGGGCGACGTGCCCTACCCCCTGACGGTGGGCCACGAGATCGTCGGAACGGTCGCCGAGATCGGCTCCGAGGTCACCTCGCACAAGGTCGGCGACCGCGTCGGCGTCGGCTGCATGGTCAACTCGTGCCGCGAGTGCGACAACTGCCTCGCCGGCGAGGAGCAGTACTGCGAGAAGGGCAACATCGGCACGTACGCCGGTAAGGACGTCGACGGCTCGATCACGCAGGGCGGCTACAGCGAGAAGATCGTCGTCGACGAGCACTTCGTGCTGCGCGTCCCCGAGTCAATTCCCTACGACAAGGCCGCCCCGCTGCTGTGCGCCGGCATCACGACCTACTCGCCGCTGAACCACTGGAACGCCGGCCCCGGCAAGAAGGTCGCCATCGTCGGCCTCGGCGGTCTCGGCCACATGGCCGTCAAGATCGCCCACGCCATGGGCGCCGAGGTCACGGTGCTCTCGCAGACGCTGAGCAAGAAGGACGACGGCCTCAAGATGGGCGCCGACCACTACTACGCGACCAAGGACGAAGAGACCTTCGCGACGCTGAAGAACACCTTCGACCTCATCGTCAACACCGTCAGCGCCCCCCTCGAGCTGAAGAAGTACCTCGGACTGCTCACGCTCAACGGCACGATGGTCAACGTCGGCGCCCCGCCGGAGCCGCTGCCCATCCAGGTCTTCACGTTGTTCACGAACCGTCGCTCGTTCGCCGGTTCGTCGATCGGCGGCATCCGTGAGACCCAGGAGATGCTCGACTTCTGCGCCGAGAACGGCATCGCCCCCGAGGTCGAGGTCATCTCGGCCGACCAGATCAACGAGGCCTACGAGCGCGTGCTGAAGAGCGACGTGCGCTACCGCTTCGTCATCGACGCGGCGACCTTCGCGTCCTGATCCCGATCGCCCCGGCCCCGACGCTCCGCGGAGCGCCGGGGCCGCGGCATCCCGTCTCGGGCACGCCTGCGTGGCAGACGCCCTTGTTCGCCCCGCCCTCCGGCGCGCGGGCCCGCGCCACCCGCGCGCGGGCCCCGGCCACCGGCGCGGGCCCCGGCCCCCCGCGCATAAACGCTCTTCCTGCGCATGAACGCGCAGGCGTCGTGTTTATGCGCAGGAATAGCGTTTATGGATGCCATAACCCCGGCCCGCGACGCGCCCGGCCCGCGACTCTCCGCGGAGCGCCGGGGCCGCGGCATCCCGTCGCGGGCACGCGCGGCAGACGCCTTTGTTCGCCCCCTCCGGCGTGCGGGCCCCGGCCCCCCGCGCGCGGCCCGGGCCACCCGCGCATAAACGCTCTTCCTGCGCACAAACGCGCAGGCGTCGTGTTTATGCGCAGGAATAGCGTTTATGGATGCCATAACCCCGGCCGGCGACGCGCCCCGGCCCGGGCGCAACCCCGACCCGCGACGCGCACCCGACCCGCGCGCCCCCGACCCGCGACGCGCCCCCGACCCGCGACGCGCCCCCGACCCGCGACGCGCCCCCGACCCGCGACGCGCCCCGGCCCGCAACGCGCCCCGGCCCGCAACGCGCCCGGGCCCGCGACGTGCCCCGGCCCGCGAGCAGCACGAGAAAGCGGCGCCGCCCCGAAGGGCGACGCCGCTTTCTCGCGCGTCAGGCCTGGCCGAGAGCGGCGGACACGACCGCGCGGGCCTCTTCCTGCACCTCGCGCAGGTGGTCTTCGCCGCGCAGCGACTCCGCGTACAGCTTGTAGACGTCTTCGGTGCCCGAGGGGCGCGCGGCGAACCAGGCCGACTCGGTCTGCACCTTGAGGCCGCCGATCGCCGCGCCGTTACCCGGAGCGTGCGAGAGCTTGGCGACGATCGGCTCGCCGGCCAGCTCGGTGGCGCTCACGGCATCGGGCGACAGCTTCGACAGCGTCGACTTCTGCGCGGGCGTCGCGGGAGCATCGACGCGCTGGTAGGCCGAGGCGCCGAACTCGGCCTCGAGCTCGGCGTACCGCTGCGACGGCGTCTTGCCGGTGACGGCGAGGATCTCGGCGGCGAGGAGGCACAGCAGGATGCCGTCTTTGTCGGTGGTCCAGACCGTGCCGTCTTTGCGCAGGAACGACGCCCCGGCCGACTCCTCGCCGCCGAAGGCGACGGAGCCGTCGAGCAGCCCCGGCACGAACCACTTGAAGCCCACGGGCACCTCGAGCAGCGTCTTGCCGAGCGAGGCGGCGACCTTGTCGATGATCATCGACGACACGAGCGTTTTGCCGATCGCGGCGTCGGCGGGCCAGCCCGGACGGTGCGAGAACAGGTAGTCGATCGCGACAGCCAGGTAGTGGTTGGGGTTCATCAGTCCCGCGTCGGGCGTCACGATGCCGTGGCGGTCGGCATCGGCGTCGTTGCCCGTGAGGATGTCGTAGTCGGCGCGCGCGGCGACGAGCGAGGCCATGGCCGACGGCGACGAGGGATCCATGCGGATCTTCTCGTCCCAGTCGAGCGTCATGAACTTCCAGGTCGGGTCGACCTCGGGGTTCACGACGGTGAGGTCGAGGCCGTACACCTCGGCGATGAGCGCCCAGTACTCCACCGAGGCCCCGCCGAGCGGGTCGGCGCCCATGCGGACGCCCGCGCTCTTGATGGCGTCGATGTCGATGATGGATGCCAGATCCCGCACGTACGCGTCGCGGAAGTCGTACTGGCCGAGGTTCTCGAGGTCGATGTCGGCGTGGCGAGTGCGCTGCACGCCCGACAGGCCCGCGGCGATCAGTTCGTTCGCACGGTCGGCGATCCAGCCGGTGGCGTCGGTGTCGGCGGGGCCGCCGTGCGGCGGGTTGTACTTGAAGCCGCCGTCGCGCGGAGGGTTGTGCGAGGGGGTCACGACGATGCCGTCGGCGCGGCCCGGGTCGTCGGCCGCGCGGCCCTTGTTGTAGGCGAGGATCGCGTGGCTGAGAGCGGGCGTCGGCACCCACGCGTCGCGGGAATCGACGCGCACGTCGACGCCGTTGGCGACGAGCACCTCGATGGCGCTGCGCTCGGCGGGCAGCGAGAGTCCGTGGGTGTCGCGGCCGAGGAACAGGGGCCCCGTGATGCCCTGCGCCGCGCGGTAGTCGACGATCGCCTGGGTGGTGGCGAGGATGTGGTCTTCGTTGAAGCTGGTGCTCAGCGACGAGCCCCGGTGACCACTGGTGCCGAAGGCGACGCGCTGCTCGGGCACCGCGGCATCCGGTTTGCGGTCGTAATACGCCGCGATCAGTTCGTCGATGTCGATGAGATCGGATGCCTCTGCGGGCTTCCCTGCGCGACTGCTCATGCGCCCAGTCTGCCCGCTGCGTCCGACATGCGCACACGCCGTGACGCAATTCTGCGGGAATCCCTTGCTCGGTGCACCGCTTCCGATCGTGCGCACGACGCTCGCCGCCGGGCCCGTTCGACGGTGAGGGGGCGGTCGAATCGCGCCGCCACAGACCGACACCCCACTCGACACCCGTCGTCACTACACTCCGACCATGAGACGTATGTCGTGGGGGGCCCGCTTCGTCGGGATCGGACTTGTCGTGGCGGCGATCGTGGCGATCGTGAAGGGGAAACCGAGCGGAGTGACCGCACCGTCGGTCCCCGTTCCCGACAACCCGCTGTGGAAGGGGACGATGAAGCCTGCTCCCGTCCCCGAGCAGAACGTCGTCCTCAGCCTGCCGAAGGACATGTACCGGCACGCGGGGGCCCCGACCGAGTGGTGGTGGCACATCGGGACGCTCCGGGCGGGCGACCGCGTGTTCGGTTTCGACATCAACGCCGCATCCTTCACCGGCCAGCACTTCGGCATGTCGCAGATCTCGCTGAGCGACGTGCAGGGCGACCGTCATTACGAGCGCACGCAGGTCTACGGCCCGACGCCCATCGGGGTGTTCGACGTCCACACCTGGGCCGAGGGCGACCCGTCGAAGCCGTGGTACGCGCGACTCGGTGATCCGACATGGCTCGTCGGCGGGTTCAGCGTCACGAACACCGGCTCCGGCTACACCGAGGCGCCCTCGGTCCACTTCGAGGGTGACGGCACCGGGGCCTCGGCCGTCGCGATCCTCGACGACGAGGGCGGAGTGACCCAGATCATCCTGCTCAAGCCCGGCTCGGGGTACACGACCACCCCGACCGTGACCCTCGTCGGAGGCGGCGGCTCGGGGGCCACCGCCGTGGCCGTGCGGCATTCCGTCGTCATGACGGCGCCCCAAGCCGACCCGACGCGCGACATCTCGGTGACGGCCGTCCTCCAGGACGCCAAGACGCTGGACGAGGTCGAGTTCGACCTCACGTTCTCTCAGCAGGGTCGACCGATGTTCGTCTTCGGAACGGGCGTGGAGCCCAGCGCGACGAGCCAGAGCCTGAAGAAGGACAACTACTACTTCTCCTTCACCCGGCTGAAGGCATCCGGCACCATCACCTTCGGGGGCGAGACCTTCGAGGTGACCGGCACCACCTGGATGGACCACGAGTACGGGTTCTTCGGCGGCAACTCGTCGGACACCCGCGTGCGCTGGCTGCTGCAGGACATCCAGCTCGACAACGGGTACACGCTGTCGACCGCGGGCATGATCGGCGAGGGGTACAAGCCCGAGATCGGGGTGTCGGTCGACGCGTTCGCCACGATCCAGGAACCGGACGGTCAGATCTACTACGTCGCCAGCACGATGACCCCGGTCGGTGAGCTGTGGACGAGCCCCTCGACCGGCAACAGCTACGCGCAGCAGT
This window contains:
- a CDS encoding lipocalin-like domain-containing protein → MRRMSWGARFVGIGLVVAAIVAIVKGKPSGVTAPSVPVPDNPLWKGTMKPAPVPEQNVVLSLPKDMYRHAGAPTEWWWHIGTLRAGDRVFGFDINAASFTGQHFGMSQISLSDVQGDRHYERTQVYGPTPIGVFDVHTWAEGDPSKPWYARLGDPTWLVGGFSVTNTGSGYTEAPSVHFEGDGTGASAVAILDDEGGVTQIILLKPGSGYTTTPTVTLVGGGGSGATAVAVRHSVVMTAPQADPTRDISVTAVLQDAKTLDEVEFDLTFSQQGRPMFVFGTGVEPSATSQSLKKDNYYFSFTRLKASGTITFGGETFEVTGTTWMDHEYGFFGGNSSDTRVRWLLQDIQLDNGYTLSTAGMIGEGYKPEIGVSVDAFATIQEPDGQIYYVASTMTPVGELWTSPSTGNSYAQQFRVEIPSFDADMLISTRLQDQEFSASGAPIYEGTAEPTGTFLGESVSGDAWIEQAF
- a CDS encoding NAD(P)-dependent alcohol dehydrogenase; translated protein: MHVNAYAASSATSPLEPTTIERRDVGPKDVLIDIAYAGICHSDIHTIRGEWGDVPYPLTVGHEIVGTVAEIGSEVTSHKVGDRVGVGCMVNSCRECDNCLAGEEQYCEKGNIGTYAGKDVDGSITQGGYSEKIVVDEHFVLRVPESIPYDKAAPLLCAGITTYSPLNHWNAGPGKKVAIVGLGGLGHMAVKIAHAMGAEVTVLSQTLSKKDDGLKMGADHYYATKDEETFATLKNTFDLIVNTVSAPLELKKYLGLLTLNGTMVNVGAPPEPLPIQVFTLFTNRRSFAGSSIGGIRETQEMLDFCAENGIAPEVEVISADQINEAYERVLKSDVRYRFVIDAATFAS
- a CDS encoding bifunctional 4-hydroxy-2-oxoglutarate aldolase/2-dehydro-3-deoxy-phosphogluconate aldolase; translated protein: MLPADDTTAFFDARFAGAPLMAILRGMGRERSLAVAATAWNLGIDAVEVPLQTPADEEALRAVCAAAAERGLRVCAGTIVDPAQVPVAQAAGAAYLVSPGLDPAVVAAARAHGIPVLPGVATPSEVQLAVSLGLRWLKAFPASWLGPAWFRVIRGPFPDVRFVATGGLDAGNAAEFLDAGVRVAAVGSALEDPAQLPRLATLLTRPS
- the pgm gene encoding phosphoglucomutase (alpha-D-glucose-1,6-bisphosphate-dependent), encoding MSSRAGKPAEASDLIDIDELIAAYYDRKPDAAVPEQRVAFGTSGHRGSSLSTSFNEDHILATTQAIVDYRAAQGITGPLFLGRDTHGLSLPAERSAIEVLVANGVDVRVDSRDAWVPTPALSHAILAYNKGRAADDPGRADGIVVTPSHNPPRDGGFKYNPPHGGPADTDATGWIADRANELIAAGLSGVQRTRHADIDLENLGQYDFRDAYVRDLASIIDIDAIKSAGVRMGADPLGGASVEYWALIAEVYGLDLTVVNPEVDPTWKFMTLDWDEKIRMDPSSPSAMASLVAARADYDILTGNDADADRHGIVTPDAGLMNPNHYLAVAIDYLFSHRPGWPADAAIGKTLVSSMIIDKVAASLGKTLLEVPVGFKWFVPGLLDGSVAFGGEESAGASFLRKDGTVWTTDKDGILLCLLAAEILAVTGKTPSQRYAELEAEFGASAYQRVDAPATPAQKSTLSKLSPDAVSATELAGEPIVAKLSHAPGNGAAIGGLKVQTESAWFAARPSGTEDVYKLYAESLRGEDHLREVQEEARAVVSAALGQA